In the Aneurinibacillus soli genome, one interval contains:
- a CDS encoding sensor histidine kinase, translating to MNEILVKQQERKTIISIGMGLLFFIIINLHPMHHFSFYDRSYFLVSHTFLEFFSIFVSFSIFMQAWLTSSRDQNRSHFLIGIVFLCVGMFDLIHTFAYKGMPFFDERYAVARATWLWIAARTTESIGLTFILYKDFDKVSFLQSRIRVLLFACVYMAFFLITVSYFITDLPLLVKEGQGVTLLKFMFEYSISLLHISNVVLLWMYYKKNKSGDLLVVMTGICFILIGEISFTLYKSVNDIENLVGHVYKFFGYFFLLKGIFYPQFQQVYEEKEEVEIKWQETAEKLQESEKKMTTLVMQAQEEERKRVSRELHDGVGQALYSTIVRIKMAKRSIEDQQMREVLQDTESMVGQAMTEVKEIATQLRPSTLDDLGLIPALRSYTTRCRETYRIQIALQVDGIRGRLAPEIETALYRICQEALTNAVKYSGTDVIDITLIHADEHIHMNVQDYGCGFDASRILREGGGGIGMFSMQERASLLLGQVVIRSQQGSGTSIHTYIPVRENTYVQTADYESAGVK from the coding sequence ATGAATGAAATCCTGGTAAAACAGCAGGAGAGAAAAACGATTATCTCGATAGGGATGGGTTTGCTTTTTTTTATTATCATCAACTTGCATCCTATGCATCATTTTTCGTTTTATGATCGATCATACTTCCTTGTTTCACATACTTTTTTGGAATTTTTCAGTATATTTGTTTCCTTTTCGATTTTTATGCAGGCATGGCTGACGTCTTCGCGTGATCAAAATCGAAGCCACTTCCTGATCGGCATTGTGTTTTTATGCGTAGGGATGTTCGATCTAATCCATACGTTTGCATATAAAGGAATGCCTTTTTTTGATGAAAGATATGCCGTGGCGCGGGCGACCTGGTTATGGATTGCTGCACGAACGACAGAAAGTATCGGACTTACGTTTATTCTCTACAAAGATTTTGACAAGGTCTCTTTTTTGCAATCGCGAATCAGAGTGTTACTTTTTGCTTGTGTATATATGGCGTTTTTCCTCATTACTGTTTCTTATTTCATTACGGATTTACCTTTACTTGTAAAAGAGGGCCAAGGAGTTACGCTGCTAAAGTTTATGTTTGAATACTCGATTAGTCTGCTGCATATTAGCAATGTTGTTTTGCTCTGGATGTATTATAAAAAGAATAAGAGTGGCGACTTACTTGTTGTGATGACGGGGATCTGCTTTATTTTGATTGGGGAGATATCGTTTACGCTTTACAAAAGCGTGAATGACATTGAGAATTTAGTTGGGCATGTCTATAAATTTTTCGGCTATTTCTTTTTGCTGAAAGGCATCTTCTACCCGCAGTTCCAGCAGGTGTACGAAGAGAAAGAAGAAGTAGAGATAAAATGGCAGGAAACTGCAGAGAAATTGCAAGAAAGCGAGAAAAAAATGACGACGCTAGTCATGCAGGCCCAGGAAGAGGAGCGCAAGCGTGTATCACGTGAACTGCATGATGGAGTCGGACAGGCTCTATATAGCACTATTGTGAGAATCAAAATGGCGAAGCGAAGCATAGAAGATCAGCAGATGAGAGAAGTGTTACAGGACACCGAGAGCATGGTAGGGCAGGCGATGACAGAAGTGAAAGAGATTGCAACACAGCTGCGCCCGAGCACTCTTGATGATCTTGGACTCATTCCGGCACTTCGTTCTTATACCACCCGTTGCCGCGAGACATATCGAATTCAGATTGCGCTACAAGTAGATGGCATCCGAGGGCGGCTTGCCCCGGAAATTGAAACCGCACTGTACCGTATTTGCCAGGAAGCACTTACGAATGCGGTAAAATATTCGGGTACAGACGTGATCGATATTACACTGATCCACGCAGATGAGCATATTCATATGAACGTACAAGATTATGGATGTGGCTTCGATGCAAGCCGTATTCTTAGGGAAGGTGGCGGTGGGATTGGCATGTTCAGCATGCAGGAACGTGCGAGTTTGCTGCTTGGACAAGTAGTCATTCGCTCGCAGCAGGGAAGTGGCACTTCTATTCACACCTATATTCCGGTTAGGGAAAATACGTATGTACAGACGGCTGACTACGAATCTGCGGGAGTAAAGTAG